The following are encoded in a window of Geobacter metallireducens GS-15 genomic DNA:
- a CDS encoding threonine aldolase family protein: MTDGVDTVKKYQFASDNYAGICPEALQAMEAANRGYACSYGDDPWTEKACRLLRDLFETDCEVFFVFNGTAANSLALASLCHSYNSIICHETSHVETDECGASEFFSNGTKILLVSGGHGKVDLEAVEHTVKRRTDIHYPKPKALSITQATELGTLYSVEELQAVGELARRLDLKLHMDGARFANAVATLGAAPAELTWKAGVDVLCFGGTKNGMAVGEAIIFFNRDLASEFDYRCKQAGQLASKMRFLAAPWVGMLESGAWLTRAANANACAARLEARLREIPGVGIRFPRQANSVFADFSPEVAAALQERGWHFYSFIGSGGARFMCSWETTEADVDLLAADLSAVASRHG, from the coding sequence ATGACAGATGGAGTCGATACGGTCAAAAAATACCAGTTCGCCAGCGACAACTACGCCGGGATCTGTCCCGAGGCCTTGCAGGCCATGGAGGCCGCCAACAGGGGGTACGCCTGCTCCTACGGCGACGACCCCTGGACGGAGAAGGCGTGCCGGCTCCTGCGGGACCTCTTCGAGACCGACTGCGAGGTCTTTTTCGTCTTCAACGGCACCGCCGCCAACTCCCTGGCCCTGGCATCCCTCTGTCACTCCTACAACAGCATCATCTGCCACGAGACCTCCCATGTGGAGACCGACGAGTGCGGAGCCTCCGAATTCTTCTCCAACGGGACCAAGATCCTCCTCGTCTCCGGCGGGCACGGCAAGGTGGACCTGGAGGCCGTGGAGCACACGGTGAAGCGCCGCACCGACATCCACTATCCCAAGCCCAAGGCCCTGAGCATCACCCAGGCCACGGAGCTCGGCACCCTCTATTCGGTGGAGGAGCTTCAGGCCGTGGGGGAGCTGGCCCGGCGCCTCGATCTGAAGCTCCACATGGACGGGGCCCGCTTCGCCAACGCCGTTGCCACTCTCGGCGCGGCCCCCGCCGAACTCACCTGGAAAGCGGGGGTGGATGTCCTCTGCTTCGGCGGTACCAAAAACGGCATGGCGGTGGGGGAGGCGATCATCTTCTTCAACCGGGACCTGGCTTCCGAATTCGACTACCGCTGCAAGCAGGCGGGGCAGCTCGCCTCCAAGATGCGCTTCCTGGCCGCCCCCTGGGTCGGCATGCTGGAAAGCGGCGCCTGGCTCACCCGCGCGGCCAACGCCAACGCCTGCGCCGCCAGGCTGGAGGCCCGCCTGCGGGAGATTCCCGGCGTGGGAATCCGTTTCCCCCGCCAGGCCAATTCGGTCTTCGCCGACTTCTCCCCTGAGGTGGCCGCCGCCCTCCAGGAGCGGGGGTGGCACTTCTATTCCTTCATCGGCTCCGGCGGGGCCCGTTTCATGTGCTCCTGGGAGACCACCGAGGCGGACGTGGATCTCCTGGCGGCCGACCTTTCGGCCGTCGCCTCGCGCCATGGGTGA
- a CDS encoding B12-binding domain-containing radical SAM protein, which translates to MNISLVFPPFHLQSLYNLPPLGLISLATVLGEAGHRAVIRDLVLALRQGSLGMGKELYGEAARMILRDDPDLVGFSAQCTTFPAVVRIARLLKEQKPDLRIVAGGHNVSFLDVPTLERFPWIDAVVRGEGEVTFRELAASFAVGNDPAEVAGVTWRRGTEIVRNPDRELIADLDTLPLPDYTLVPPLASYRDACGIPRSIAILEVGRGCPHRCVYCSESVMWRRRTRTFSIPRLIREMEELHGRFGAECLVLAYDQFTADRRFVEEFCNRVIDARLNRVPWYCISRLDSLDRPLLDLMREAGCESMCYGIDSGSRRTLAFIGKEIDEGILYQRVRETTEAGMVPTLSFVIGFPEEEREDIDQTLFLALKAGVQGNSAPLVQLPTVLAGTELHRRYTGRLVREVDTYFSLGLEFDHGRRLADDERLIDADPFLFSSFYNLPCAGVPLAELDRIARWFPLILNGYPKSFILLSLALGRPPSNLFREILSRLEEDGWREDDPTAETAFLERFPCHAEGLMAGSASWPHFAEILTYETLALRATHRGPPRADGAGPLKGDPAGECRPVLREEVTVSEFRRNLPAIIADLKSGIFRESYPPEPTLLIFYPSGERLEVMEINRFGKDFLLLCNGLATCEEIAATLYGEYGDAMDSGAFSEECKDALTVFTGMGLVRDGAAPAP; encoded by the coding sequence ATGAACATTTCCCTGGTCTTCCCCCCCTTTCATCTCCAGTCCCTCTACAATCTCCCCCCCCTGGGACTCATCAGCCTCGCCACGGTGCTGGGTGAGGCGGGGCACCGTGCGGTCATCCGCGACCTGGTGCTGGCCCTGCGGCAGGGAAGCCTCGGCATGGGAAAGGAGCTGTACGGGGAGGCGGCACGGATGATCCTCCGGGACGATCCGGACTTGGTCGGCTTTTCCGCCCAATGCACCACCTTCCCGGCAGTCGTCCGGATCGCCCGGCTCCTCAAGGAACAAAAGCCCGACCTGCGCATCGTGGCGGGTGGGCACAACGTCTCCTTCCTCGACGTCCCCACCCTTGAGCGCTTCCCCTGGATTGACGCCGTGGTCCGGGGCGAGGGAGAGGTGACGTTCCGGGAACTGGCAGCCTCCTTTGCAGTCGGCAATGATCCTGCGGAGGTAGCGGGAGTTACCTGGCGCCGGGGCACGGAGATCGTCCGCAATCCCGACCGGGAGTTGATTGCCGACCTCGACACCCTTCCCCTCCCCGACTACACCCTCGTCCCCCCCCTGGCCAGCTACCGCGACGCCTGCGGCATCCCCCGGAGCATCGCCATCCTCGAAGTGGGGCGAGGCTGCCCCCACCGGTGCGTCTACTGCTCAGAGTCGGTCATGTGGCGGCGACGGACCCGGACCTTCTCCATTCCCCGGCTGATCCGCGAGATGGAGGAACTCCACGGCCGCTTCGGCGCCGAGTGCCTCGTCCTCGCCTACGACCAGTTCACGGCGGACCGGCGCTTCGTGGAGGAGTTCTGCAACCGGGTCATCGATGCCCGGCTGAACCGCGTCCCCTGGTACTGCATCTCCCGGCTCGATTCCCTCGACAGGCCGCTCCTCGACCTCATGCGCGAAGCGGGGTGCGAGTCCATGTGCTACGGGATCGACTCCGGCTCCCGCAGGACCCTGGCGTTCATCGGCAAGGAGATCGACGAGGGGATCCTCTACCAGCGGGTGCGGGAGACCACCGAGGCGGGGATGGTTCCCACCCTGAGCTTTGTTATCGGCTTTCCCGAGGAGGAGCGCGAGGATATCGACCAAACCCTCTTCCTCGCCCTGAAGGCGGGAGTCCAGGGGAACAGCGCTCCCCTCGTCCAGCTCCCGACGGTCCTGGCGGGGACCGAGCTCCACCGGCGCTATACCGGCCGCCTTGTCAGGGAGGTGGACACCTACTTCTCCCTCGGCCTCGAATTCGACCATGGCCGCCGCCTGGCCGACGACGAGCGTCTCATCGATGCCGACCCCTTCCTTTTCAGTTCCTTCTACAACCTCCCCTGCGCCGGGGTTCCCCTGGCGGAGCTGGACCGGATCGCCCGGTGGTTTCCCCTCATCCTCAACGGCTACCCCAAGTCGTTCATCCTCCTCTCCCTGGCCCTCGGCCGGCCTCCCAGCAACCTCTTCCGGGAAATCCTCTCCCGGCTGGAGGAGGACGGGTGGCGCGAGGATGACCCGACGGCCGAAACCGCTTTCCTGGAGCGCTTTCCCTGCCATGCCGAAGGGCTCATGGCCGGAAGCGCCTCGTGGCCCCACTTCGCCGAAATCCTCACCTACGAGACCCTGGCGCTACGGGCGACCCATCGCGGTCCGCCCCGCGCGGACGGGGCCGGACCGCTCAAGGGCGACCCCGCTGGGGAGTGCCGGCCGGTGCTCCGGGAAGAAGTCACAGTGTCCGAATTCCGCCGGAACCTGCCGGCGATCATCGCCGACCTGAAGAGCGGCATCTTCAGGGAGTCCTACCCCCCGGAGCCGACGCTCCTCATCTTCTATCCCTCGGGGGAGAGGCTTGAGGTGATGGAGATCAACCGGTTCGGCAAGGATTTTCTCCTCCTCTGCAACGGCTTGGCCACCTGCGAGGAGATCGCGGCGACGCTGTACGGAGAGTACGGCGACGCCATGGATTCCGGCGCGTTCAGCGAAGAGTGCAAGGACGCCCTTACCGTGTTCACGGGGATGGGACTCGTCCGCGACGGTGCGGCACCCGCCCCTTGA
- a CDS encoding dipeptidase produces MSLHPADFIEKPPRFPVVDGHVDLVYDLMRRHPGIPFEQVADGQVTAQSLKKGGVWVLVAALYCADSHNGPASAAREMRRLHDYACRYLEWFALLRSPGEMAAALGGSGPPGIVFLVENADALLELDLDEVRRWGVRAVGLTHAGRNRLADGNGVTDPKGLTAAGKSLVRSIAGAGLILDVAHLAEPGFREVASLVTGPLISSHTGLRSFCDRPRNLSDPQVAEIARRGGVVGISAAPEMLVPGGTATLDDLFRQVDHVVQRHGPEAVGIGSDFGGFDDTAKGAEDHGGLPLLAERLLGAGYPAGAVGLIMGGNWCRIYGGIPGGPA; encoded by the coding sequence GTGTCGCTGCATCCCGCGGACTTCATTGAAAAACCGCCGCGCTTCCCGGTCGTCGACGGCCACGTGGACCTCGTCTACGACCTGATGCGCCGTCACCCCGGAATCCCCTTCGAGCAGGTGGCAGACGGGCAGGTAACCGCCCAATCACTAAAGAAGGGAGGAGTGTGGGTGCTGGTGGCTGCCCTCTACTGCGCCGACAGCCACAACGGTCCCGCGAGCGCCGCGCGGGAGATGCGGCGGCTCCACGACTACGCCTGCCGATACCTGGAATGGTTCGCGCTACTCCGGAGTCCCGGGGAGATGGCGGCCGCCCTCGGAGGAAGCGGCCCCCCCGGCATCGTCTTTCTCGTCGAAAATGCCGACGCCCTGCTGGAGCTGGACCTGGACGAGGTACGGCGTTGGGGAGTGAGGGCCGTGGGGCTGACCCATGCCGGCAGAAACCGGCTGGCCGACGGCAACGGCGTTACCGACCCGAAGGGGCTGACCGCTGCGGGGAAAAGTCTGGTGAGGAGCATCGCCGGCGCTGGCCTCATCCTCGACGTGGCTCACCTGGCCGAGCCTGGTTTCCGGGAGGTGGCTTCCCTCGTCACTGGCCCCCTCATCTCCTCCCACACGGGGCTTCGCTCCTTCTGCGACCGCCCCCGCAACCTCTCCGATCCCCAGGTGGCCGAGATTGCCCGCCGGGGAGGGGTGGTGGGAATTTCCGCCGCTCCCGAGATGCTTGTTCCCGGAGGAACGGCGACCCTCGACGACCTCTTCCGCCAGGTCGATCACGTGGTTCAGCGGCATGGACCGGAGGCGGTCGGCATCGGGAGCGATTTCGGCGGGTTCGACGACACGGCAAAGGGAGCGGAGGACCACGGCGGACTTCCCCTCCTGGCGGAGCGCCTCCTGGGGGCGGGCTATCCCGCCGGGGCAGTGGGGCTCATCATGGGGGGAAACTGGTGCCGGATCTACGGGGGAATTCCCGGCGGACCGGCATGA
- a CDS encoding TolC family protein: MSRAYRFVPGAVHLLLASLVLSPQGASGEMHSLTLPQAVEYALVNNGELKALRAEKEVARAGLERAALFPNPTLELSGDTGALTGSSGENVVSIGLSQEFLTGGKRAKRRAVAEVEAEEVRQQIADRERTLALEVKSTFAEFMLAHKRRELAQRAVELNGKLLEITRERLAAGDIPELEVNLAQVELARSEGRKIETVRGLSPLLARLLTLLGLPTGDEVNLADSPERQPVTIPPDELTRLALENRPDLKALQAAHDRGDAAVELAEAERIPNVIVGVGYTHEQRVDATGVGEEKTRDNLLGMKLSIPLPVFDRNQAGILEARARAQSAGNRLEFARTGVAREIDGDYARLATADKALDLYTGGILPQLEENLKIIQEAYQLGEVGILSVIEEQKKYIEVHDGYLAALADRQTALARLEASVGVDFQNKTSGGAQ; the protein is encoded by the coding sequence TTGTCGCGAGCGTATCGTTTCGTGCCCGGAGCGGTCCATCTGCTCCTGGCGTCATTGGTTCTTTCCCCCCAGGGAGCCTCGGGTGAAATGCACTCGCTGACCCTGCCGCAGGCTGTGGAGTATGCCCTCGTCAACAACGGCGAGCTGAAGGCGCTGCGCGCCGAAAAGGAGGTGGCCCGGGCCGGGCTGGAGCGGGCCGCGCTCTTTCCCAACCCCACCCTGGAGTTGTCCGGAGATACCGGTGCCCTGACCGGCAGTTCCGGCGAGAACGTCGTCTCAATCGGCCTTTCCCAGGAATTCCTCACCGGCGGCAAGCGGGCAAAGCGCCGGGCCGTCGCCGAGGTGGAGGCGGAGGAGGTCCGCCAGCAGATTGCCGACCGGGAAAGAACCCTTGCCCTGGAGGTGAAGAGCACGTTTGCCGAGTTCATGCTGGCCCACAAAAGGCGGGAGCTGGCCCAGCGGGCCGTGGAACTGAACGGGAAGCTGCTGGAGATAACGCGGGAGCGCCTGGCAGCCGGGGATATCCCGGAGCTTGAGGTGAATCTCGCCCAGGTGGAGCTGGCTCGGAGCGAAGGGCGAAAAATCGAGACCGTGCGCGGGCTCAGCCCCCTTCTGGCCCGACTGCTGACCCTCCTGGGGCTCCCGACAGGGGATGAGGTCAATTTAGCCGACTCTCCCGAACGGCAGCCCGTAACTATCCCCCCCGATGAGCTCACCCGCCTCGCCCTGGAAAACCGCCCCGACCTGAAGGCGCTCCAGGCTGCCCACGACAGGGGGGACGCCGCGGTGGAACTGGCCGAGGCGGAGCGCATCCCGAATGTGATTGTTGGAGTCGGCTACACCCACGAGCAACGGGTGGACGCCACCGGCGTCGGAGAAGAAAAGACCCGCGACAACCTCCTGGGAATGAAACTTTCCATCCCGCTCCCCGTATTCGACCGGAACCAGGCCGGCATCCTCGAAGCCCGGGCCAGGGCGCAGAGCGCCGGGAACCGGCTGGAGTTCGCCCGCACGGGCGTGGCCCGGGAGATCGACGGGGACTATGCCCGGCTGGCGACGGCGGACAAGGCCCTCGACCTCTATACCGGCGGCATCCTCCCCCAGTTGGAGGAGAACCTGAAGATCATCCAGGAGGCCTACCAGCTGGGCGAGGTGGGGATCCTCTCAGTCATCGAGGAACAGAAGAAATACATTGAGGTCCACGACGGCTACCTCGCCGCCCTTGCCGACCGGCAGACCGCCCTGGCGCGGCTCGAAGCCTCGGTGGGGGTCGATTTCCAGAACAAGACCAGCGGAGGTGCGCAGTGA
- a CDS encoding efflux RND transporter periplasmic adaptor subunit codes for MNRKNGIIIGIILAMAVGGAFVYRSTHVKGGAGEHAETKEAGHTDEKGGHEEGKHEGEKEGHEGHDEHGEEGTIKMTAEVQKQNGVAVAPAQKQRLAGAISATGKVEANADRIAHVSPRISGKIVSVRASLGDGVAAGQPLVTLDSVELGEALNRYHQSKTRLALAQSNMDRIKALVEKKIAARKDILQAETDYKMAQTELHTDEERLSLYGVSTSDLGKANHRKPLLPVRSPIGGIITEKHAIVGELADPSKSLYTVADLSSVWVMVDINEKDLVKIHRGQTAAVTVSAFPDLKLKGRITYIADLVDESTRTVKARVEVANPGRKLKPEMFATIELTLAADAPPVLAVPEDALQDLDGKKVLFIAEKDSEFAARPVQTGRAAGGLVEIVSGLKEGENYAVKGSFILKSEIKKGEMTDEHGHGK; via the coding sequence GTGAACAGGAAAAACGGAATCATAATCGGCATCATCCTGGCCATGGCCGTCGGCGGTGCCTTTGTCTATCGCTCTACCCATGTGAAAGGGGGCGCCGGCGAGCACGCCGAAACGAAGGAGGCCGGCCATACGGATGAAAAGGGAGGCCACGAAGAGGGGAAGCACGAGGGAGAGAAGGAAGGTCATGAAGGCCATGATGAGCATGGGGAAGAAGGGACGATCAAGATGACCGCCGAGGTGCAGAAGCAGAACGGCGTGGCCGTTGCTCCGGCCCAAAAACAGCGGCTCGCCGGCGCGATCAGCGCCACCGGCAAGGTGGAGGCCAATGCCGACCGGATCGCCCATGTCTCGCCGCGCATCTCCGGCAAGATCGTCAGCGTCCGGGCCTCCCTCGGAGACGGCGTCGCCGCCGGGCAGCCCCTGGTGACCCTGGACAGCGTCGAACTGGGTGAGGCCCTGAACCGCTACCACCAGTCAAAGACACGGCTCGCCCTGGCCCAGTCCAATATGGACCGGATCAAGGCGCTGGTGGAGAAGAAGATTGCAGCCCGCAAGGACATCCTCCAGGCGGAGACCGACTACAAGATGGCGCAGACGGAACTCCATACCGATGAAGAACGCCTCTCCCTCTATGGCGTTTCAACCTCTGACCTCGGAAAGGCAAACCACCGGAAGCCGCTCCTGCCGGTCCGCTCCCCCATCGGCGGCATCATCACCGAAAAACACGCCATCGTCGGCGAGCTGGCCGACCCATCCAAGAGCCTCTACACCGTGGCTGACCTTTCGTCGGTCTGGGTGATGGTGGACATCAACGAAAAAGATCTGGTCAAGATTCACCGGGGGCAGACTGCCGCCGTCACCGTCAGCGCCTTTCCCGACCTGAAACTGAAGGGGCGGATCACCTACATCGCCGACCTGGTTGACGAATCAACCCGCACGGTCAAGGCCCGGGTCGAGGTGGCCAATCCGGGGCGGAAGCTGAAGCCGGAGATGTTCGCCACTATTGAGTTGACGCTGGCGGCCGACGCGCCGCCGGTCCTGGCCGTCCCCGAGGATGCCCTGCAGGACCTGGACGGGAAAAAGGTGCTCTTCATCGCGGAGAAGGACTCCGAATTCGCTGCCCGTCCCGTGCAGACCGGCCGGGCGGCCGGCGGTCTGGTGGAGATCGTTTCCGGTCTGAAGGAGGGTGAGAACTACGCCGTCAAGGGCTCGTTCATCCTCAAGTCGGAGATCAAGAAGGGTGAGATGACCGACGAGCACGGCCACGGCAAATGA
- a CDS encoding efflux RND transporter permease subunit, whose amino-acid sequence MLEKLIAYTLRQKGMIIFLALLIIVAGLYSYARLPIDAFPDVTNIQVEVVSHADGLSAIEIERNVTYPIEMAMRGLPDIEQMRSVTKFGLSIVTIVFKDNVDIYFARQLVFERLAEAREKVPKGVEVAMGPIGTAMGEIYQYTLEGKMPQDPQQKTAYLTNLRTVQEWIVTPQLKNVAGVNEINSFGGYFKQYQVLVAPEKLLKYGITVDDVYTAIGSNNENVGGNLLERGTDQYIVRGVGLIKDVGDIENIVLRSAGGTPTYIRDVAQVKVGEAVRMGAAMKDGKDECVGGIVMMLRGENSRDVVRRVAEKVKEINENNVLPEGIKIVPYYDRSDIVKASVGTVNKALIEGSILVLIVLYLLLNSIRGSIVVLIALPLSLLATFVVMKLSGISANLMSLGGLAISIGMIIDTTIIQVENVQRHLSEEGERHPKLVTVLKAVMEVRKPSIFGEMIIAITFIPILALEGIEGKMFGPLAITVAIALLASLLLSIFIIPVLCSLFLKPDPEKESVIMQRAHRLYEPLLDYAMNKRRVVLGVAGTLLVVSLVMVTRLGTEFIPTMDEGSFDMDVSLLPGVSLAKAMEVNQRVAEKLKQFPELGTVVSRTGQTGVALDTRGSDKTGYVGIFKPKDEWPRDISKEELTNEMRESLESIAGITFGFSQPIQCRIDELVAGTRAQLILKLFGDDIDVLSAKSQEIAKVLSTIRGGTDLNAEKVSGQPYLTVNIDRAKIARYGLNISDVQKVIEIAVAGKAASQLYEENRSFDITVRLPEEKRNSLDAINNLIITTKTGVNVPLQQLAEVKMIEGPVQISRQDGVRRIGIEMNITGRDIGSFVSEAKQKIREEVKLPPGYYLTWGGQFENQQRAMKKLMIIGPVAIGLILLLLYVTFRSIRLAFLVIANLPFALIGGVFALFISGQYLSVPASVGFVVLFGVAVLNGLVLVSRISQLREEGLELEEAIRKGAADRLRPVLMTASIAIFSLIPMLLAGGTGSEIQKPLATVVVGGLVTSTLLTLLVIPSVYGWFEKRKVEEEV is encoded by the coding sequence ATGCTGGAAAAACTCATTGCCTATACGTTGCGGCAGAAAGGAATGATCATCTTCCTGGCGCTGCTGATTATCGTCGCGGGACTGTATTCGTACGCGAGACTCCCCATCGACGCCTTTCCCGACGTGACCAACATCCAGGTGGAGGTTGTCAGCCACGCCGACGGCCTGTCGGCCATCGAAATTGAGAGGAACGTCACCTACCCCATCGAGATGGCCATGCGGGGGCTCCCCGACATTGAACAGATGCGCTCGGTCACCAAATTCGGCCTCTCCATCGTCACCATCGTCTTCAAGGACAACGTGGATATCTACTTCGCCCGGCAGCTGGTGTTTGAGCGACTGGCAGAGGCCCGGGAGAAGGTGCCGAAGGGAGTCGAGGTCGCCATGGGGCCCATCGGCACCGCCATGGGGGAGATCTACCAGTACACCCTGGAAGGAAAGATGCCCCAGGATCCGCAGCAGAAGACGGCCTACCTGACCAACCTGCGGACCGTCCAGGAATGGATCGTGACCCCGCAGCTGAAGAACGTGGCCGGGGTGAACGAGATCAACTCCTTCGGCGGCTATTTCAAGCAGTACCAGGTGCTCGTGGCGCCGGAAAAGCTCCTGAAGTACGGCATCACCGTGGATGACGTCTACACCGCCATCGGCAGCAACAACGAGAACGTGGGGGGCAACCTCCTGGAGCGGGGGACGGACCAGTACATCGTCCGCGGCGTCGGCCTGATCAAGGATGTGGGGGACATCGAGAACATTGTCCTCAGGTCGGCGGGGGGGACCCCCACCTACATCCGCGACGTGGCCCAGGTGAAGGTGGGTGAGGCGGTCCGCATGGGGGCCGCCATGAAGGACGGCAAGGATGAGTGCGTCGGCGGCATCGTCATGATGCTGCGGGGCGAGAACAGCCGCGACGTGGTGCGCCGGGTTGCGGAAAAAGTGAAGGAAATCAACGAGAACAACGTCCTGCCGGAAGGGATCAAGATCGTTCCCTATTACGACCGGAGCGACATCGTCAAGGCCAGCGTCGGCACGGTCAACAAGGCGCTCATCGAAGGTTCTATCCTGGTCCTGATCGTTCTCTATCTGCTCCTGAACAGCATCCGGGGGAGCATCGTAGTCCTGATCGCCCTCCCCCTCTCCCTCCTGGCGACGTTCGTCGTGATGAAGCTCTCGGGAATCAGCGCCAACCTCATGTCGCTGGGGGGCCTGGCCATCTCCATCGGGATGATCATCGACACCACCATCATCCAGGTGGAGAACGTGCAGCGGCACCTAAGCGAAGAAGGGGAACGCCATCCCAAACTGGTGACGGTGCTGAAGGCGGTCATGGAGGTGCGCAAACCGAGTATCTTCGGCGAAATGATCATCGCTATCACCTTCATCCCGATCCTGGCTCTGGAGGGGATCGAAGGGAAGATGTTCGGCCCCCTGGCCATCACCGTGGCCATTGCCCTCCTGGCGTCCCTGCTCCTTTCCATTTTCATCATCCCAGTGCTCTGCAGCCTCTTCCTGAAGCCGGATCCGGAAAAGGAGAGCGTCATCATGCAGCGGGCCCACCGGCTCTACGAGCCGCTCCTCGACTACGCCATGAACAAGCGGCGCGTGGTGCTCGGGGTGGCCGGAACGCTCCTGGTGGTCTCCCTCGTCATGGTGACCCGGCTCGGGACGGAGTTCATCCCTACCATGGATGAAGGCTCCTTCGACATGGATGTCTCCCTGCTCCCCGGTGTTTCCCTGGCCAAGGCCATGGAGGTCAACCAGCGGGTTGCAGAGAAACTGAAGCAGTTCCCCGAGCTGGGAACGGTGGTGTCGCGGACCGGCCAGACCGGCGTGGCCCTGGACACCAGGGGGTCGGACAAGACCGGCTACGTGGGGATCTTCAAGCCGAAGGACGAATGGCCGCGGGACATCTCCAAGGAAGAGCTCACCAACGAGATGCGCGAGTCCCTGGAGTCCATCGCCGGCATCACCTTCGGCTTCAGCCAGCCTATCCAGTGCCGCATCGACGAGCTGGTGGCCGGAACCCGGGCGCAGCTGATCCTCAAGCTCTTCGGCGACGACATCGACGTGCTCAGTGCAAAGTCCCAGGAGATCGCCAAGGTCCTCTCCACCATCAGGGGCGGCACCGACCTGAACGCCGAAAAGGTCTCCGGACAGCCCTACCTGACCGTCAACATCGACCGGGCAAAAATCGCCCGCTACGGCCTCAACATCAGCGACGTGCAGAAGGTGATCGAAATCGCCGTTGCCGGCAAGGCGGCATCGCAGCTCTACGAGGAGAACCGCAGCTTCGACATCACGGTGCGTCTGCCGGAGGAGAAGCGCAACTCCCTGGACGCCATCAACAACCTGATCATCACCACGAAGACCGGGGTCAACGTCCCCCTCCAGCAGCTGGCCGAGGTGAAGATGATCGAAGGCCCGGTGCAGATCAGCCGCCAGGACGGGGTGCGCCGCATCGGGATCGAGATGAACATCACCGGCCGGGACATCGGCAGCTTCGTTTCCGAGGCGAAGCAGAAGATCAGGGAAGAAGTGAAGCTCCCCCCCGGTTACTACCTCACCTGGGGCGGGCAGTTCGAGAACCAGCAGCGGGCCATGAAGAAGCTGATGATCATCGGACCGGTGGCCATCGGCCTGATCCTGCTCCTCCTCTACGTCACCTTCCGTTCGATCCGCCTGGCGTTCCTGGTCATCGCCAACCTCCCCTTTGCCCTGATCGGCGGGGTATTCGCGCTCTTCATCTCCGGGCAGTACCTGTCGGTGCCGGCCTCGGTGGGGTTCGTGGTCCTCTTCGGCGTTGCCGTCCTGAACGGCCTCGTGCTGGTGTCACGGATCTCACAACTGCGGGAGGAGGGGCTGGAACTGGAGGAGGCCATCCGCAAAGGTGCCGCCGACCGACTGCGGCCAGTGCTGATGACCGCCTCCATCGCCATCTTCAGCCTGATCCCCATGCTCCTGGCCGGCGGCACCGGCTCGGAGATTCAGAAACCGCTGGCAACGGTTGTCGTGGGCGGACTGGTGACGTCCACCCTGCTGACGCTTCTGGTCATTCCGTCGGTGTATGGCTGGTTTGAAAAGAGGAAGGTGGAGGAAGAGGTATGA
- a CDS encoding CGGC domain-containing protein, protein MKVGIIRCQLTEDMCPGSTDFKVAREGSLAFAETGPVEIIGFLSCGGCSGKKAVTRAKMMVERGAEAIVFASCMKNGNPIGYPCPHFAAIKGAVEKKVGPETRIIDWTH, encoded by the coding sequence ATGAAAGTGGGAATCATCCGGTGTCAGCTGACCGAGGATATGTGTCCGGGGAGCACCGATTTCAAGGTCGCCCGTGAGGGGAGCCTGGCCTTTGCGGAAACCGGGCCGGTGGAGATCATCGGGTTTCTTTCGTGCGGCGGCTGCTCCGGCAAAAAAGCCGTGACCAGGGCCAAGATGATGGTCGAGCGCGGAGCGGAGGCGATCGTGTTCGCCTCCTGCATGAAAAATGGCAATCCCATCGGGTATCCCTGCCCCCATTTCGCCGCCATCAAGGGCGCCGTGGAGAAAAAGGTCGGTCCCGAGACCCGGATCATCGACTGGACCCACTGA